The genomic DNA GTTTCAAGACCGTGGATGGCGAAGATTTCAGCAATCTTCGATACCAGTTCAAGACCGTCATGCCCGATATCATCTAGTCTTCCTAAAAAAGGCGAAACGTAGGTAGCACCTGCACGGGCGGCCAGGAGTGCTTGGTTCGCACTGAAGATTAACGTCACATTGGTCTTGATTCCTTCTTTAGCAAAAGTAGATGCCGCCGTTAACCCATCTGGGGTCATCGGCAATTTGATTGTGATATTCGGAGCGATCTTGGCCAGTTCCAACCCTTCCTTGATCATTCCTTCGGCATCCGTCGCAATGACTTCTGCACTGACAGATCCCGGTACGAGCTCTGTGATTTCCTTGAGGCGCTCTTCAAAGGTTACCCCTTTTTCCTTTGCCACCAAAGATGGATTCGTTGTCACACCAGACACGATCCCCCAGTTGTACGCTTCTCTGATTTCGTCCATGTTCGCAGTATCAATAAAAAATTTCATTTCCCTCTCCCCCAGGTTTCGACAAAATTTTCAATCAATTTAAATGAACGGAAAGGACTGGACCAGTCGTTTCCACTGGTGCCAGTCCCATCCATCTACATTCTATACGTACCACAAAAGGGAAAAGACTAACCTGACGGCACGCTTTTCCTACTTTTGACCTTATTGATTACGCTTGGTTAGAAGAACCGAATTCACGCATTTTACCGATGACTGTCGCTTTGATTGCTTCGCGAGCAGGTCCGAGGTATTTACGTGGATCGTATACTTCAGAATCAGCAGCAAGTACTTCGCGTACTTTCTTAGCTGAAGCGATTTGGTTTTCAGTGTTCACGTTGATTTTGGCAGTTCCGAAAGAGATCGCTTTTTGGATGTCTTTTGTCGGGATACCAGTACCACCGTGAAGAACTAGAGGAACACCAGTAGCTGCTCCGATTTCTTCCATTTCTTTGAAGCCTAGGTTTGGTTCACCTTTGTAAGGACCGTGAACAGAACCAAGAGCTGGAGCAAGTGTGTCGATACCAGTACGTTCTACTAGTTCTTGACACTCTTTAGGGTCAGCATAGATTACGCCATCAGCGATAACGTCATCTTCTTGACCGCCCACTGTTCCAAGTTCAGCTTCAACAGAAACACCTTTTGCGTGAGCATATTCTACCACTTTAGAAGTGATTTCGATATTTTCTTCGAAAGGACCGTGTGAAGCATCGATCATAACAGATGTGAAGCCAGCGTCGATCGCTTCTTTACATTTATCGAAGCTTGAACCGTGGTCCAAGTGGATCGCAACAGGTACAGTGATGTTCAAGTCTTCCATAAGACCTTCAACAATCTTCACGACTGTTTTGAATCCGCTCATGTAACGTGCCGCACCTTCAGAAACACCTAGAATGACAGGTGATTTCTCTTCTTCTGCAGCTTGCAGGATCGCTTGAGTGAACTCAAGGTTGTTCAGGTTGAACTGACCAACTGCATAGTTTTTTTCTTTTGCTTGAATAAGCATGTCTTTCATAGACACTAAAGGCATGACTGTTTCCTCCTTTTATCCGTCAGTATACCATCCTATCTGGAGATGGCGGTGTTAGTTATAGCACCACGTGACATTGTTTACAATTTCACTTGTATCATACCAAAACAGAATAGATTTTACCAACAGAGAAGACGAAATGCTAAAAATACTACTATTTTTATTTTTCTAACAAATTTTAGGCAGGGATGTACTGTTTGACGGCCCGTCGGATGTCGTCGATATCAAACGGCTTCGCGAAATGTGTTAGAGCCCCAAGGTCTTTCGCCTCTTGGATCATATCAAGCTCACCATAGGCGGTCATGATGATGACCCTGATCCCATCGTCCTTTTGCTTCATCCGTTTAAGGATTTCGATTCCATCCATTCCAGGTATTTTCATATCAAGGAGGACAAGGTCGGGGGAATGCTGATCGACAATTTCCAGTGCCTGTATCCCGTTCGCAGCCTGGAATGTTTGATATCCTTCCTTTTGAAGTACCTCATTCAATAGAATCCTGATACCAAATTGATCGTCCACGATAAGTATTTTCTCGTTCATAAAGCCCTATCCCCTCCGTTTATGGTGTCGGTATGTAAAAACGCTCCTTCACTGATGCCCAACTTTTATTATAAGTAATTCTCTGCCAAAGGGGAATATCCTTCTCTTCCACAACATTTTACTTCTCCACACGTCCCATTTATAATGACGTATAGTCCATTACTCGAAAATAAGGAGAATCCACATATTATGATCAAGATGTTCACGACACAGCTGACCGGTCTCTTTCAGCGAATTTCCGGCAAGCAGGAATTCGAAATCGAAGACTCTTCCCGTCTACTGGCCCAGGCTGCCATAGGAGAGGGCACGATCTATATACAGGCATTCGGTGAAATGGAAGGCGTGGCCGCAGAGGCCATTTCCGGTGCGGAGCCCCTGCCTTCAGCTGCAAGGTATCACGAAGACGTCGAGCTGACGGAAGCCGACCGCGTCCTCATTGTCACCAGGCTTTCCACTGATGAAGAAGCCGTGACCTTCGCCCGCGGTCTCGCAGAAAAAGGCATCCCGTCCGTAGGGATTTCCGGTATGGTGCCCGGAGATGGAAGCCTCGAGGAGATCTGTGACTTCCACGTTGATACGAAAGTCATCAAAGGGCTCCTTCCCGGGGAAGAAATCGGGGAAAGGGTCAGCTTCCCTTCAAGCATGGCTGCCCTCTATATTTATTTCGCTCTATCGTTCCTGATCAAAGAGATTCTATCAGAATATGAAGAATGAAATCGTCCCGCCTGATGATGGCGGGACGATTTTTTATGCACTCCGAAGTTTCCTTGCGTGGATGTAGGTGACCGCGAGCGCAAGCACAAGGACGCTCCCCTTGATGATCTCAAACGCATAGTAAGGAAGATTCATCATGGTGAGTCCATTGAGGAGGACGCCGATGAGGGCTGCCCCGAAGAAGGTGCCCAGCACATTCGGCTTCCCGGCACCGAGGACCGAGAACCCTACGAAGACCGCGGCAACGGCTTCCATCAGAAGCGGAGCCCCGGCATCGATCTGACCGGAACCGACCCTGGCAGTGAACAGGACGCCTCCGATCGAGGCGAACACGCCCGATGCGACATAGGCCAACACCTTCACCCGTTTGACAGGGATCCCCGACAGCCTCGATGCTTCCACATTCCCGCCAGTCATATAAAGGACCCTCCCCCATCTGGTGAAATGAAGGATGGCGTACACGATCGCAACGAGGACGAGCATGATCCAGACCGGTACCGGGAGCCCGAGCCATTTCCCCTGGCCGATGAAGAGGAAGGCATCCGAGAACTCTCCCGGGGCCGTTCCGCCTTTCGACATGGGCATGTGACTGTAGATCGAATAGCCTTCTGTATAGGTCCGGTGAAGCCCGGAAATGATGTACATTGCCCCGAGGGTCGCCAGGAGGTCGGGAATCCCGATCTTCACGATGAGAAGGGAGTTGAATAGACCGACAAGAGCCCCTACGGCAATCGGCAGGAGGATGACCAGCCAGAGAGGCGCCTCATACCATACCATCAGGGAGGCGGTAATGACGGTTGA from Rossellomorea marisflavi includes the following:
- a CDS encoding ABC transporter permease, producing the protein MMVIILVFFSLYNPVFFTYGNISDILRSISIVTLVAIGVTFTLAVDGFDLSVGSTVSLSTVITASLMVWYEAPLWLVILLPIAVGALVGLFNSLLIVKIGIPDLLATLGAMYIISGLHRTYTEGYSIYSHMPMSKGGTAPGEFSDAFLFIGQGKWLGLPVPVWIMLVLVAIVYAILHFTRWGRVLYMTGGNVEASRLSGIPVKRVKVLAYVASGVFASIGGVLFTARVGSGQIDAGAPLLMEAVAAVFVGFSVLGAGKPNVLGTFFGAALIGVLLNGLTMMNLPYYAFEIIKGSVLVLALAVTYIHARKLRSA
- the fdaB gene encoding class IIb fructose-bisphosphate aldolase FdaB → MPLVSMKDMLIQAKEKNYAVGQFNLNNLEFTQAILQAAEEEKSPVILGVSEGAARYMSGFKTVVKIVEGLMEDLNITVPVAIHLDHGSSFDKCKEAIDAGFTSVMIDASHGPFEENIEITSKVVEYAHAKGVSVEAELGTVGGQEDDVIADGVIYADPKECQELVERTGIDTLAPALGSVHGPYKGEPNLGFKEMEEIGAATGVPLVLHGGTGIPTKDIQKAISFGTAKINVNTENQIASAKKVREVLAADSEVYDPRKYLGPAREAIKATVIGKMREFGSSNQA
- a CDS encoding response regulator, translating into MNEKILIVDDQFGIRILLNEVLQKEGYQTFQAANGIQALEIVDQHSPDLVLLDMKIPGMDGIEILKRMKQKDDGIRVIIMTAYGELDMIQEAKDLGALTHFAKPFDIDDIRRAVKQYIPA
- the fsa gene encoding fructose-6-phosphate aldolase, whose protein sequence is MKFFIDTANMDEIREAYNWGIVSGVTTNPSLVAKEKGVTFEERLKEITELVPGSVSAEVIATDAEGMIKEGLELAKIAPNITIKLPMTPDGLTAASTFAKEGIKTNVTLIFSANQALLAARAGATYVSPFLGRLDDIGHDGLELVSKIAEIFAIHGLETEIIAASTRHPQHITEAALRGAHIATVPLKVLKQLFHHPLTDKGIEAFLADWNNR
- a CDS encoding DUF2529 domain-containing protein encodes the protein MIKMFTTQLTGLFQRISGKQEFEIEDSSRLLAQAAIGEGTIYIQAFGEMEGVAAEAISGAEPLPSAARYHEDVELTEADRVLIVTRLSTDEEAVTFARGLAEKGIPSVGISGMVPGDGSLEEICDFHVDTKVIKGLLPGEEIGERVSFPSSMAALYIYFALSFLIKEILSEYEE